A segment of the Candidatus Bathyarchaeota archaeon genome:
GAAGGTCTACGACCCGGAGTATCCGCTCTCGGTTACGGAGTTGAAGATCGTGGAGAGGGACGACATAGAGATCTCCGATGAAGGTGTAACCGTTCATTTCAAGCCCACCACGCCCTTCTGCCCCATGGGCGGGATCATAGGCGTCCTGATAAAATATGCGCTGGAGAAGGCTCTGAGGACCCCGGTCAAGGTGAAGGTTAAAGGTGGAAGCCACGTCCAGGAAGAGGCCTTCAACGAGATGCTCAACCAAGAGGATAGATACCGGGAGATCCTTAAGAAATTGGAGGATTCAGGGATACTGAAGAGCTGCGTCTCCCTCTGAGGCCATCCTAAATAGTGATGTATTTATATGTGTGGGGGAGGTGGGCTGGTCTAAGCCTTCTCCGCGAAGTCTTCCGGCTTCGGATGCTCCGGGCTCAGGCCTTTCCGCTCCCTCACCGACCGTATCACCTGCTGCATCATCGATGCCGGTACGGGAGCCCACCTCGAGAACTCCAGGCCCCAGAAGGCTCTACCGGCCGTGGCGCTCCTCAGGATCTCCGAGAGGTCGAAGGTTTCAGCGGTAGGCAGCTCCCCCGTAACGTATACCAGGTGCTCCTTCTGCTCCACCGATATGATGCGGCCCCTCTTCTGGGTTATCACGCTGGTGACGGCTCCGAGGAGGTCCGGCGGCACCTTGACGGTTATCTTCTGTATGGGCTCGAGGAGGCATGGGTCAGCGCTGAGGAACGCTGCGAAGATCGCCCTCCGGGTCATGGGCATTATCTGGGCGGGGCCTCTATGGACGGGGTCTTCGTGGAGGGAGACGTCCACTATCTTAGCCTTCAATCCCCTGATCTGCTCGTAGGCTAGCGGCCCCTCCTTTATCGCCCATCTGAACCCGGCTATGATCATGTCCCTCGCCTCATGGAGGTATTGGGCGCCCTTAGTGGCGTCCACGAGCACGTTGAAGGTTGGGTCCAGGGACCATACGCCCCTAGCCTCGTCCGCCGGCCAGCCATGTCCCCTCAGGATCTCCGCCATGGCGTGCTTATCCATGTACTCACCGAGTTTACCAGCCTTCATGAGGTCTATTACCTCGTCTCCTAGAGGCTCAACCACGATGTATATCTTGTTATGCCTGTTCGGGGATTTCCCCTCAAACGGTCCAGCTGAGGACCTTATGGCCTCCCGGTATATGACTATTGGACGGGAGGTGACTATCTCTAGGCCTGTCTTCTCGATGAGGGTGGTGGCTATCTCCAGGTGGAGCGTGCCCATGCCCGATATAAGGTATTCACCGGTCTCCTCGTTTATGGTTGTGACGAGGTTGGGATCCTCGATGGATAGCTTCCGGAGTACATCCACGAGCTTAGGCAGGTCCCGGCTGTTCTTAGGCTCCACCGCTATCGTGACCACGGGCTCCGTCACGTACCTAACCGCCTCGAAGGGCGCGACGTCCCTCGTCGTGGCTATGGTCTCCCCAGCCCTAGCATCCTGTAACCCCAGGAGGGCGGGTATGTTGCCCGCGCCCAGGGAGCCTACAACCTCCCTGTACGGCCCCATGTAGATGCATACCTGCTGCACCCTGGACTGCCTATTGGCGTTTATAAGGTAGACCATGTCGCCCTCATGGATCGTCCCCGAGAAGAGGCGGCCCGTGGCCACCACCCCCGCCTGGGGATCCACGACTATGTTGGTTACGCACATCACAGCCGGTCCCTCGTCGCTGCAGTTTATCATGGCTTCACCCGCCTCGCTCTCCAGCCTGCCGGTCCAGATCTTAGGTATCCTATACTTTTGGGCGACGTGGGGCGGGGGCATGGCCTCCACGACCATGTTGAGGATCGCTTCATGTAAAGGGGCTTTATCCCTCAGCTCATCCACCTCCCCGGAGGTATATGCGTCCACGATGTCGGCGAACTTGATGCCCTTCTCTCTCGCTATCTCGTAGGTGAAGCCCCATCGGTCCTTGGCGGATCCCATGGCCACGGTGTTCTCGGCGAACCCCACCTTCCACACATCTTTAAACTCGGGTTCGGCGTACATCTCGACGAGGTTGTTAAAGTCCCTTATGATCCTCGAGATCTTCTCCTGGATCTGCTCCGAGGTGAGCTTCAACTCCTTGATCAGCCGATCTATCTTATTTATATAGAGGACTGGGCGCACCCTCTCCTCCACGGCTTGGCGGGTAACCGTCTCCGTTTGAACCATCACTTCCTCAACGGCGTCCACGACCACAACCGCCCCATCTATAGCCCTCAGCGAGCGCGTAACCCTCCCCGAGAAGTCCACGTGCCCCGGAGTATCTATCAGGTTTATCACGTATGGGGTTTCCCCTCTGACGTGTAGGAGGCTTGCGTTAGCCGCCTTTATGGTCATCTGCCTCTTCTGCTCCTCCTCCATGTAGTCAAGGGCTAGGGCGGTGCCCGCCAGGGATGGGGAGAGCAGGCCTGCAGCCGCCAATAGAGAATCGGACATGGTTGTATTATGGATGATTACACCGTTAGCCACGAAAGAATCCGTTGAGGGCACTGTTAAATCAAAAACCTCAAATTCTCCTGTTAGTTCCCTCTTTTCGGCTACCTTTATGAAGCTCACGTCGGCTTCAGCGACCCTCTTCCACCAATTCAGCATCCTATTCACGTTTTCGTCGAGTTCCGGGTCCTGTGCGGCCCTCTCCCAAGCTTCCAAGAGCATCCTCCCATACTTGGAAAGCTTATATTTGCCTCTAGAGGAGGCAATAAGTCCATCATGCTTAAGCTGTGACAGTATCCCGTTGACCTTGAGGACACCAATATTTCTGGATAGTTGGTCTAGGCCTCCTTCTTTGATGCTCTTTAATATCCTGATCCTTTCAGAGCGGAAGTTGCCCGCTTCTGGTAGAGCCTCAATTAACGAGTCTACGATCTTTTTATAGACCGGTCTGGTTATCCTCGCCTTTCCATCTTCATATTTATTGTAGTATGAAACTTTGATGGCGTGTTTCGGTAATCCTAGAAATAGCCTAATGGCTTTCACCGACTCTGACGCTAATGGGATGGAGCTTTCCTTACAGCTGAGACTTATCTCCCTAGATATCCTGTCCAGCGCCTCGGACTTATCTCGCCTTGCAAACCCTATAGTGGAGCGGAACATTCTCGCGTTCTCACCGGAGATGTATAATGTAGTATACTGTCCATTTTCACGCAGGATTGATCGGATCTTAAACCGGAGCAGAGCTAACGTGAGTTCCTTAGCAAACCCTTTGCTGGCTGTGGTTAGGCTGACAGCTCTCCGTGCCTTCTCTACGGATCCATCGGTGTCGAATAAGCCTGAGATGAATTTAGCCAGGAATCTGTTCTCCATGGTTAGTATTGTTTCCGGAAACTTGAGGTTATGGGATTTCAGTTTGGGATGATAATCGAAGACATCCTCTAGGAACTTTATTAGGGTTAACCCGCCCTGGTGGTCGACCCTGAAGGAGGCTTTAGATCTAACAAGTTTAGATCCTACCTTAAAGGCTGAGGATAAGCTCTTCCTATATATCCTGATCAACTCCTCGCTGGAGTTGTGGAAGGATGCTCTATCGCCTCCATCTCCGAAGAGTAGGCCGACTAGATAAGCTAAATCTAGGAATTCTCTTTCAGACTTGGGTAATGAAACCTTCTTAGATAGTTTACCTACTTTAGTGCGGCTACTCCTATAGGCCATATAGTTAATATTATCGTATATTACTTCAAGAGGAATATCAAAAAACTCCGCTAATTTAACAAGCTCATTCAGCCTATACATGCCTTTGGCTATACCATTCCTTAAAGCTACTTTGGAGGAACCTATGGAAACCTTCTTCATTATCTCTCCTAACCCGAGCTTGTGGATTCTATCCCTGAGGAAACCTGCCAACTCACTGGATAGATAAGCTAGGTAATACTCCTTGGAGGAGAGCTTCTTAAGTATAAAGCGCTTAGTCTCGGCATGTCCGTATGGCTGGGATTTAAGCACCTTCGCAACAGCAACATAGTCGCCCGGATGTAAATCCTCGGCTTTAACGTATTCGACTAGACCGCAGCCATTTAACGTGCAGAAAGGGTGTTCTGGGGTCGTTTTGACGAGTAAGCCATTATCCAATTTTACGCTTATCAGCCGGTCGCTTTTGAGCCTCCAAATGAAGGATGCAGGTCTATCCTCGATTTTTAGGGTACTCGGATTGAATGAATCCACCCAGAGTTTGGAAGGGTTATCCTTATATGCGTTAAACAGTTCACCTATAGAAGCGATCCTTCCGTCGGAGAGGGGAATAAGGGTATCGCCACTAACACACTTACCGTGATCGACGTGGGCTATTATCCCTATATGTTCCGGATGTAGAGGGGATCCTCTACATCTTTCGGATCTGGTCTTTATTGCCCACTATCCTCAGGATCTCGCTGGTCGTCTTGAACTTCGGCAAGCGGATCACAACCTTGATATATAGATGGCTAGTGAGGGTACAATACAGGATCGCTTTTATACATTACGGTTCCTTGAGGGGCTGGAAGAATTGAGGTGTATCGTGCTCTACAGCGGAGGTAAGGACAGCAACCTCGCCCTCTGGTACGCGGTCCATCAGGGTTGGAGCGTGGAGCTGCTCGTCTCAGTGGTTCCGGAAGATCCTGAGTCTCGTATGTTCCATTACCCTAACGTGAGGTGGACGAAGCTTCAGGCTGAGGCGCTGGGCTACCCCATCACGGCCTTCACCATAAAAGGCGAGGAGGAGGTCCAAGGGTTGGAGAGGGCTTTGAGGGAGGTTATGGATAGGATCTGTTGCGACGCTGTGGTCTCCGGGGTTGTCATGAGCGACTACCAGAGATCCAGGATAGACAGGATATGCGAGGGTTTAGGGGTCTGCTCCATAGCCCCTTTGTGGGGGAAGGATCCATCCACCCTCCTCAGGGTGGAGTTGGAGATGGGCTTCAAGTTTCTAATAACCGCCTGCATGGCTCATGGCCTAGATCGGAGTTGGCTGGGCAGGTTGATCACCACCTCGGATCTAGAAGGGATCTTAGAGGCTCATAGGAGGTTCGGGGTTAACCCCGTCTTCGAGGGAGGAGAGGCCGAGACCTTCGTGGTGGATTCCCCCCTCTTCAGACATCCCATAGAGATACTGGACTCCGAGAATGTATGGTATGGGGATAGGGGATACTTCACGATAAAGGATGCCGCACTTGGGTCACGCCGTTCCCCCGATGAGGCTGGATACCGCTGAATCCACGGCGGAGTAGACAGCAGCTTCATCCAGCGTCTTCAATCTACGCCTATGCATGAGGATCCTCCCATCCACGATGACCGTGTCCACGTTGCATCCCTTGGCTGAGTAAACCATGTGGGATACCAGGGTTGAGGGGGCGTGTATGGGCCTTAGGTTCGGCGAGCTAAGGTCTATAAGGATTATATCGCCCCTCATCCCCTCGGATATGCTGCCTATTTCATGGGATAAGCCCAGGGCGGCTGCACCCCCTATGGTGGCCATGTCCAGCACGGCCTGGGCGGGGGCTACGGTCGGGTCCCATCTATGAGCCTTATGGGCTAGGGCGCATATCTTCATGGTCTCAAACATGTCCAGGCAATTGTTGCTGGCCGCTCCATCTGTTCCCAGGGAGACGGTGACGCCGTCCTCCATCATCTCGGGGATGGGCGCCGTGCCTCCCTCGGCCAGCTTCATATTGGAGACGGGGCAATGGGCGACTTTCACCCCCCTTTCAGCTAGGAGCCTTATCTCCCTGCGGGTGAGCCATACGGAGTGGGCTGCCACCAGCCGGGGGGATAGGAAGCCGATCTTATCCAGGTATTCGACCTCCCTCAACCCATGGTTTCTCTCGAAGTCCACCTGCTCCCTCCTCGTCTCCGCTAAATGGATGTGTAGGGGGATCCCCTCCCTCTCCGCCGCTTCCTTAGCCTTCAGAAGGGTCTCCTCGGAGCAGCTGTAGGGGGCATGTGGGGATATCGCTATGCCGATTCTAGGATCCTTTATGTCCCTTATCTTCCGGATGTACTCCTCAGCTAATCCCATCTGCCTCATTCCCTCGTCCCTGTCCATAAGGTCTATCAAGGCATGGGATACGTACGCCCTTATCCCAGCTTCGCCTGCGGCCTTAGCTACATGATCTGGATGGAAGTACATGTCTAGGAAGCATGTGGTCCCGGTTTTTATCATCTCGATGCATCCCAGGAGCGCGCCTAGATAGCATAGATCCCCGGTGAGCTTCTTCTCCAGGGGCCATATCTTCTCTTCAAGCCATTCCTTGAGGTGCATGTCGTCGGCGTAGCCTCTGAAGAGGGTCATGGACGCGTGGGTGTGGGCGTTTATGAGGCCGGGGAGGGCCAGTTTGCCCTTGCCGTCCACCACGAGGTCCACGTTCCCCGCCTTTATCGGCCTCTCCGAAACCTTTTCGATCAGGCCATCCCTCACGAGTATGGATCCCCCCCTAATGATCTCCCTGGAGGTGTTCTGGGTTATTATCCAGGAGCATCCCTTTAAGAGGATGCTTGAAGGCGGAGAAGGCTTAGGCAAGAAACACCGCCTCTAAACCAATACTCGTGCACCATGAAAAATGATTTCCACAATATATGGGGATATCTAACTCGTCGGTCATCTGGCCCACGCCTACTCTATTGTGGCGTGTCTGTTCCGCATATCCTCCTCAGTTTTGCCCATCCTCACCATGAGCTCGGCTATTAAACTGTCTAGGAATATCATGGATGAGGCCTCGAACATGGTGCCCAGGGGGGCTAAGGGCTCGTGAATCCCGGTTATCTGCCTCAGGAAATAGTCGGTCTCCTTGGCTATCTTCGTCCTACCCTTAATCTGGACTACGTGATCGGATATTCTGCCCAGCTCCGAGTCCGGATATGAGGTTATGGCGATTATCTTTGCTCCCACATCCTTGGCTATCTCGGAGGCTGTCACCACCAGCTTGGTGGATCCTGAGCCTGAGATGGAGATTATCAGGTCCCCCTCACCTATGGCCGGGGTTATCGTCTCCCCTAGGACGTAGACGTTGAATCCAAGGTGCATCAGGCGCATGGCGAAGGATTTACCTACGAGGCCGCTGCGGCCCACCCCCATGACTAGGATGCGCCTCCCATAGGAGTCCAACAAGAGGTCTATCATGCGCTCCACCTGTTTCTCATCTATGCTTGATAGGGCGTCCCTCACACCCTCCAATATCTCCTCGTAGGCCTCCCTAAACGCCAGCAACTCGGTCCTTCGCCCTCCCATGGTTACTCAGCCCTATCACCTTCCGCTTCTCCCGCCGACCTTCCAGATACCTTATGGAAATTTTAATCGTTTAAAAAAGTTTAATCTTGTATGGGATGTCGAACGTGGGGATCGATACGTAGAGTCGCACGTAGACGAGTAGTATCAGCGATGCCACGCTTAAGATGATGGTCAGGTAGTCCATCCGGCTTAGGGTTAAGATCTTCATGGGCTCCCTCTTCTCGGCTGAGGTGAAACCCCTCGACTCCAGGGCTTCAGCCATCTCCATGCTCCTCCTAACGGCGTTGACTATTAGGGGGATGAGTATCGGGACGTAATTCCTAACCCTCCTTAGGATGTTCCCCTTCTCCAGTTCCAGCCCCCTGGACTTCTGGGCGTCCATCACCCTCTGGGCGTCCACGGCCATCGTCGGGACAAGCCTCACAGCCATCGTGAAAGTGAAGCATATCGGGTATGGGACGCCGATCCCCTCCAACGCCAAGCCTAGATCATCCGGCGAAGTCGTCATGAAGAACAGCGAGAACGATGATACTAATACGAGGAACCTCACGGCCATGGCTGCGGAGAAAGTTAAGGGGGAGCCCGTTATAAAGTTCATCAGGAATATCAGGGAAGCAAGTATGGATGCGCTCCTAATCGAGGAGGCCCATCTACGAATCGCCTTGCCCAGGAGGATTAACGGGATCTGGGCGGCTAAAGCGGTGAGGAGGACCATTATATTCGAGAAGATGATGGCTGCTGTGAAGAACACGATGGCTATCAGGAACTTAGCCCTCGGATCCATCCTGTGCATGGGTGTGTCAAGCCTTGTGAACTTGAAGCCTTCGAACATGCTTATGGACAATTCAGATGCCCCTCAGCCTCTCCCCTATCTTATCGCATGCCGTGTATACGTCTATGATGTCCCCTGGGAGCCCGTAGCCTTTGAGGAGCCTCATCAACTCGGCGATCTGGGGCATTATCAGGGATCCCTCCCTCACCGTCTCCTCGGAGGAGAGGACCCTGTGGGCTGGCCCGTCGGCTATGATCCTCCCCTTGGAGAGCACCGCCACCCTAGGCTTGCATTCCGCGACGAACTCCACATCATGGGTTACTATCACGACGCATCTACCCTGGGTTATCAGCTGGATTATGAAGTTCTTCAGCCTCTCCTTCTGTAGGGCGTCCTGCCCTATCGTGGGCTCATCCAGGATGAGGTACTTGGGGTTCCACGCCAACACCGATGCGAGGGCCACCCTCTTCTTCTCGCCCCCGCTCAATGCAAAGGGAGATGATTCGCCGTATTCCTCCAGGTCCAGCATCCTCAGGACCTGGTTCACCCTCCTCTCTATCATAGGGCGGGGGTATCCGAAGTTTACCAGTCCGAAGCTTATCTCCTCCCTGACGGTTTCGCAGAAGAACTGGTGATCCGGGTTCTGGAAGACCAGTCCAACCTTCCTGGAGAGGGATGCGACGCTTACACGCCTAGTGTCTACGCCGTCCACTCGTACAGCTCCGGCCGTGGGTTTGAGGAGGCCGTTGAAATGCTTTATGAGGGTGGTCTTCCCAGCCCCGTTCTCCCCCATTACGGCTAGGAACTCCCCCTCCCTTATGTTCAAGTTCACTCCGTCCAACGCCAATACATCGTTTGGATATTTAAAGGTCAGTCCTTCAACCTCTATCAACTAGGAGCGCCTCTAAGGTTTTAGCCCCATCCTCCACAGTGACGGGGATATCCCCAATAGGGGCTCCCCTCTCCCTTAGGAGCTGGAATAGGAGGCTTATCCGAGGTATCCCTACGCCTAGGAGATGGGTCTCCCTCCTCCCATAAACCTTTGACGGCGGGCCCTCATCCACCACCCGCCCCTTGTCCAGGATGTAGACCTTATCCGCAAACCTTGAGGCCACGTCAAGCCTATGCTCTATCAAGACCACGGTGACGTCTAAACGCCTGTTCAGGAGGCTTATCGCCTCTATGATTTCCAGGGAGGATTTGGGATCCAGAAAGGAGGTAGGCTCATCCAGGACGATGATCTCGGGCCTCATGGCGAGTATGGAGGCTATCGCAGCCCTCTGCTGCTGCCCGCCTGAGAGCTCGTAGGGCGCCCTCTCCCTAACCCCCTCCAACCCCATGAGGGACAACGCCTCCTCCACCCTTCTCACAGTCTCCTCCCTTGGAAAGCCCAGGTTCTCAGGCCCGAAGGCCACATCCCTCTCAACGCTCAGGGAGAACAATTGGTTCTCCGGGTTCTGAAACACCAACCCTACGAACCTTGCCAGATGCTTAGGCGTATAAAGCCTGGTGTTCAACCCGAAGATTTCGACATTCCCCTCCATCCTCCCAGGGTAGAAATGGGGGATCAAACCGTTCAGACATCTACATAGGGTGCTCTTACCACATCCGCTAGGCCCGGTTACAATTATGAATTCCCCCCTCTCAACCCTCAGAGATACATCGCTTAAAGCGGGAGCAGGGGATCCCGCGTAAGTAAAACTTAGGCCTTCCACCTTGATGGCCGATCCACTCATACCATTTGGCTGGATAACCGATAGTTTAAAAACGTTCCCGTCCCTGAGGGCAACCTCACGGATCACCCCTTCAGGGTCGAGGCCTGCTCAGGCGGGATGGTCCACGGTTCAACCAGCCTAATGTAAGGATGAATGAATCTCGAGGTGGACCATTAACGATTCGTCTGTAAGCCCACGACTTTAGTAGGGGAGCGGCTGATGAAAGGCCTTAAAGCATTAAATACTAAGCGTTACATAGATAGGAATTGACGATCCAGTCCGAGGGGCGCATCATACATGGATAAGCCCTACAATGTATGCATCGTGGGATACGGCTTTATGGGCTCGACCCATGCATCGGCCTGGAGGCTCACCGGGAAGGCTGAGGTAAAGGCCTTCATAGGCCGTAACCTGGATAGGGCAAGGGAGGTTGCCTCAAAATACTCCGCCAGGACGTACTCCACCCTAAGCGAGGCCCTGGAGAAGGAGGAGGTGGACATAGTCGACATCTGCACCCCCACTTACACCCATAGGGACTTCACCGTAGAGGCGGCTGAGGCCGGTAAGCACATCCTATGCGAGAAGCCCATAGCCCTAACCTTAGAGGACGCCGACGAGATGATAAGGGCTTCGGAGAAGGCGGATGTAAAGTTCATGGTGGCCCACTGCCTCCGCTTCTTCGCCGAGTACGCCAAGGTGAAGGAGCTGGTTGAGAACGGGGCCATAGGGGATCCGGTCATATCCAGGGCCCTCAGGGCGGGCCCCCTCCCCACCTGGGGAACCTGGTTCAGCGACCAATCCAAGAGCGGCGGGGTGGCGGTGGACCTGGCGATCCACGACATAGACTTCCTGAGATGGTGCTACAGGGACGAGGTTGAACGCGTCTACGCATCGGTAGGGAGGCTCGTAAGGAGCGACCTGGGGATGGACGACCACGCCCTCATCCTGCTGAGATTCAGGGGGGGAGGGATCGCCCACGTGGAGGCCAGCTGGGCCGTCCCCCAACAGTATCCGTTCACCATGATGATGGAGATAGCTGGAACCAAGGGGATCATCTCCATGGACAATCATTCCACGGTGCCCGTAAAGGTGGTTAAGGACGATTCAACCCAAGCCTACGCCCCGGATACCCTCCCATGGATCCCGGGGATCCCCTTCCCCATAGACCCCTACTATAGGGAGATCCTCCACTTCCTTGAATGCATAGAGGCCGACAAGAAACCCTTAACGGACGGCTTGGAAGCGAAGAAGGCCCTGGCGGTAGCCCTAGCAGCCAGGGAATCCTCGAGGAAGGGGGAGCCTGTAACCCCTGAACTTCAGGGTTAAAGGAGGTGTGGAAGCCTTGAAGAAGTATAGATTCGCCGTCTTAAGCTACGCCCACTTCCACGCGTACAGCTACTCCAGGGCGGTCAAGGAGCTCCCCAACTCGGAGCTCGTAGCGGTCTACGATGATGATCCCGCCAGGGGGAGGGAGGCGGCGAGGCAATTCAACGCAGCATACTACGAGGACTACGAGGAGCTGCTTAAGAGGGCCGATGTGGATGCCGTCATAATAGATAGCGAAAACGTGAAGCATCGAGCCCTCGCCGTGGCGGCAGCTGAGGCCGGTAAGCACATCCTATGCGAGAAGCCCATAGCCACAACCTTGGAGGATGCGGACGCGATAGTGAGGGCTGTCGAGAAGGCGAAGGTGAAGTTCCAGACGTGCTTCGTGATGCGCTATAATCCCCCCGCCCTGCGCGTCAAGGAGGTGATAGACTCAGGGGAGATAGGGAAGATAACCGCCATCACTGGAACCAACCATTTAAAATGGTTCGGGATCGATGTTATGAGGTGGTTCGTGAACCCGGAGCTATCCGGGGGCGGAGCCGTAATGGACCACACCGTGCACTTGGCGGACCTGATGCGCTGGTACACGGGCAGCGAAGCCTCCCGGGTCTACTGCGAGATAGGGAAGAACATACGTAGGGAATTAAAAGTGG
Coding sequences within it:
- a CDS encoding Gfo/Idh/MocA family oxidoreductase; protein product: MKKYRFAVLSYAHFHAYSYSRAVKELPNSELVAVYDDDPARGREAARQFNAAYYEDYEELLKRADVDAVIIDSENVKHRALAVAAAEAGKHILCEKPIATTLEDADAIVRAVEKAKVKFQTCFVMRYNPPALRVKEVIDSGEIGKITAITGTNHLKWFGIDVMRWFVNPELSGGGAVMDHTVHLADLMRWYTGSEASRVYCEIGKNIRRELKVEDNFLTMINFRDGTVGTVDGSWSRPENYHYWGDVTMEIIGTEGMILLDAFRQVLYLTSENSKGLEWQFYAGDTDKEMVKHFIRCLEEDSTPRATVMDGRQATEITIASYESAREHRAVDLPLRTR